One stretch of Desulforegula conservatrix Mb1Pa DNA includes these proteins:
- the hisI gene encoding phosphoribosyl-AMP cyclohydrolase, with protein sequence MELKLDFKKAGGLIPVIAQDYATGEVLMLAYINEEAWTKTLETGKMTYFSRSRNKLWLKGESSGHVQIVKEIRIDCDSDTVLVKVEQLGGAACHEGYKSCFFRKVENGKLNIADKLVFDPKEVYK encoded by the coding sequence ATGGAGCTAAAGCTTGACTTTAAAAAAGCCGGCGGGCTCATTCCTGTGATTGCCCAGGATTATGCCACCGGTGAAGTGCTTATGCTGGCTTATATTAATGAAGAAGCCTGGACGAAAACCCTTGAAACAGGAAAAATGACTTATTTCAGTCGTTCTAGAAATAAGCTTTGGCTGAAGGGTGAATCTTCGGGCCATGTTCAGATAGTGAAAGAAATCAGGATTGACTGTGATTCTGATACCGTACTTGTAAAAGTTGAGCAGCTTGGCGGGGCAGCGTGTCATGAAGGATATAAATCGTGTTTCTTCAGAAAAGTTGAAAACGGAAAGCTGAATATTGCTGATAAGTTGGTTTTTGACCCAAAGGAGGTTTATAAATAA
- the hisG gene encoding ATP phosphoribosyltransferase, whose translation MSSKLKLGVPKGSLQDATIALFKKSGWKISVSGRSYFPTIDDDTIECSLCRAQEMARNVENGTMDVGLTGKDWIAEYGSDVHVVSDLIYSKVSAKPARWVIAVSHDSPVKKLEDLEGKKISTELVGYTKRYFQERGINVDVEFSWGATEAKVVAGLADAIVEITETESTIKAHGLRIIHELMQTNTQLIANKEAWKNPEKRAKIEQMAMLLQGALVAEKLSGLKMNVPADSVDKIVSMLPCLKGPTVSHLYNSDWFAVESVVETSVVRDIIPALKAAGAQGIIEYSLNKVI comes from the coding sequence ATGAGTTCTAAGCTTAAATTAGGTGTCCCTAAAGGAAGTCTTCAGGACGCTACCATTGCGCTTTTTAAAAAATCAGGCTGGAAAATATCAGTAAGTGGCCGCAGTTATTTCCCGACCATTGATGATGATACCATCGAATGTTCGCTCTGCCGGGCCCAGGAAATGGCAAGAAACGTCGAGAACGGAACAATGGATGTTGGTCTTACAGGCAAGGACTGGATCGCGGAGTATGGCTCTGACGTTCATGTTGTCAGTGACCTCATTTATTCAAAGGTAAGCGCAAAACCAGCAAGATGGGTAATTGCGGTCAGCCACGATTCTCCTGTTAAAAAGCTTGAGGATCTTGAGGGCAAGAAAATTTCCACAGAGCTTGTAGGATATACCAAAAGATATTTTCAGGAACGCGGCATAAATGTTGATGTGGAATTCTCATGGGGAGCCACTGAAGCAAAGGTTGTCGCAGGTCTTGCAGACGCAATAGTTGAGATAACCGAGACAGAGAGCACCATAAAGGCCCATGGACTTAGGATCATACATGAGCTCATGCAAACAAACACCCAGCTGATTGCAAATAAAGAGGCCTGGAAGAATCCTGAAAAGAGGGCAAAGATCGAGCAGATGGCCATGCTTCTTCAGGGTGCGCTCGTGGCAGAGAAACTCTCCGGTCTTAAAATGAATGTACCGGCTGACAGTGTTGATAAAATAGTTTCAATGCTTCCTTGTCTTAAAGGCCCAACAGTCTCTCATCTATATAATTCAGATTGGTTTGCCGTTGAAAGTGTTGTAGAAACAAGTGTTGTTCGTGATATTATTCCTGCGCTAAAGGCTGCGGGAGCCCAGGGAATAATTGAATACTCCCTGAATAAAGTTATTTAA
- the yihA gene encoding ribosome biogenesis GTP-binding protein YihA/YsxC, whose translation MIIKTAEFIKSAVTPSQYTDALLPEIAFVGRSNSGKSSLINALLNRKNLVKTSSNPGCTRLINFFLINDNLSFVDLPGYGYAKISKDIRKTWGKMIEDYLEKRVTLKAVVLIMDIRRLPSEDELSLIAWLSERGRPCIPVLTKADKLSGNGRVKYIKAASEVINMPVKDLVVFSSKTRAGRERLWDIINELTVASEWTDEELGKE comes from the coding sequence ATGATAATTAAAACAGCTGAATTTATAAAAAGCGCTGTTACCCCGTCCCAATACACGGATGCGTTGCTACCGGAAATAGCCTTTGTCGGCAGATCAAATTCCGGGAAATCCTCCTTGATTAACGCTCTGCTGAACAGAAAGAATCTGGTAAAAACCAGTTCAAATCCTGGATGCACCAGACTGATCAATTTTTTTCTTATTAACGACAATCTTTCTTTTGTCGATCTTCCTGGTTACGGATATGCTAAGATTTCCAAAGATATCCGTAAGACCTGGGGCAAGATGATAGAAGACTATCTTGAAAAAAGGGTGACCCTTAAGGCTGTCGTTCTCATAATGGACATCAGAAGGCTTCCTAGCGAGGATGAACTCAGTCTCATCGCTTGGCTTTCCGAACGCGGCAGACCATGCATTCCTGTTCTCACGAAAGCCGATAAGCTTTCGGGCAACGGCAGAGTCAAATATATCAAGGCCGCCTCGGAAGTCATCAATATGCCGGTAAAAGATCTTGTTGTTTTTTCCTCAAAGACAAGGGCAGGCAGGGAACGTCTATGGGATATTATTAATGAGCTGACCGTTGCTTCTGAATGGACCGACGAAGAGCTTGGAAAGGAGTAG
- the era gene encoding GTPase Era, translating to MGIKEEHKCGFIAIVGAPNAGKSTLLNKIIGEKIAITSKKPQTTRNRILGILNRPSSQMIFVDTPGVHKTNKVFNARIVDTAISAMGDADLILLVVDASESDREAEDYTATKLREFNKPVILVLNKTDIVHKPALLEMIKKWTWKYEFLEIIPVSAEKGDQVDVLIDSMEKALPESPALFPEDQLTDLPERFLCAEIIREKVFRLTGDEIPYATAVTIEVFSEEAKLVRIEAAIHVERDSQKGIIIGKGGLKLKEIGSAARADLEVFLGTKVFLQTFVRVQKNWTRDGKSLRNFGY from the coding sequence ATGGGCATAAAAGAAGAGCACAAATGCGGATTCATAGCTATAGTAGGAGCGCCTAATGCAGGCAAGTCCACTCTGCTTAATAAGATTATAGGCGAGAAGATAGCAATAACCTCCAAAAAACCGCAGACCACCAGGAATAGGATTTTAGGAATTCTGAACAGGCCGTCTTCACAGATGATTTTTGTCGATACACCAGGAGTCCATAAAACAAATAAGGTTTTTAACGCGCGGATAGTCGATACGGCAATCTCCGCAATGGGCGACGCTGACCTTATACTGCTTGTGGTTGATGCTTCTGAATCTGATCGTGAGGCCGAAGATTATACCGCTACTAAACTTAGAGAGTTTAACAAGCCTGTTATTCTTGTGCTTAATAAGACAGATATTGTCCATAAGCCAGCTCTGCTTGAAATGATAAAAAAGTGGACCTGGAAATATGAATTTTTGGAAATAATTCCTGTCTCGGCTGAAAAGGGTGATCAGGTTGACGTGCTCATTGATTCAATGGAGAAGGCTCTTCCTGAAAGTCCTGCTCTTTTCCCAGAGGACCAGCTTACTGACCTGCCTGAAAGATTCCTGTGTGCGGAAATAATACGCGAAAAGGTTTTCAGGCTGACAGGCGATGAAATTCCATATGCCACGGCAGTAACCATAGAAGTTTTTTCAGAAGAGGCCAAGCTCGTCAGGATTGAAGCTGCAATCCATGTCGAGAGAGATTCCCAGAAGGGCATAATAATAGGGAAGGGCGGTCTGAAGCTTAAGGAGATTGGATCTGCTGCAAGGGCTGACCTCGAAGTCTTTCTCGGCACCAAGGTTTTTCTCCAGACCTTTGTCAGGGTTCAGAAAAACTGGACAAGAGATGGCAAATCTTTAAGAAATTTTGGTTATTAG
- a CDS encoding HNH endonuclease, with product MSSFGYDWDDDDIRREKHKARELRNSEWWKRKCSQGRCHYCGSLAPAAELTMDHIVPLARGGRSTKNNVVPACKECNNRKKLLLPMEWEEYIHGLNKDGHI from the coding sequence GTGTCTTCCTTCGGATATGACTGGGATGATGATGATATAAGGCGAGAGAAGCATAAAGCCAGAGAACTTAGAAATTCCGAATGGTGGAAGCGCAAGTGCTCCCAGGGGAGATGCCATTATTGCGGGTCTTTGGCCCCTGCGGCTGAACTAACCATGGATCACATTGTCCCGCTTGCAAGGGGCGGCAGATCCACCAAGAATAATGTAGTCCCTGCATGCAAGGAGTGTAATAACAGAAAAAAACTGCTCTTGCCCATGGAGTGGGAAGAATACATACATGGTCTTAATAAAGATGGGCATATCTGA
- a CDS encoding substrate-binding periplasmic protein: protein MFRRMVVMISLFLVFLCSNLMAAETIKLASLEWEPYIGPKMPGGGYVAEIVTEAFKKNGKIAQIDYLPWARAVKMAKDGDYAGYLPEYYSEDLKKDFILSAPFPGGPLGFFKKKSSKITFKTLEDLKPYSIGVVRGYVNTAEFDAAAYLKKDEAKDDLTNFKKLIAGRIELIVCDKYVGEHLLKTELKESAGEVEFVEPGLENKDLYLCISKALPNGQKIMDEFNAAIKQMADDGTMKKILEQYGIKK, encoded by the coding sequence ATGTTTAGAAGAATGGTTGTAATGATTTCTCTCTTCTTGGTCTTTCTTTGCTCAAATTTGATGGCTGCCGAGACAATAAAGCTTGCAAGTCTCGAGTGGGAACCATATATAGGCCCTAAAATGCCTGGTGGAGGCTATGTAGCAGAAATAGTAACTGAGGCTTTTAAAAAAAATGGAAAAATCGCGCAGATAGATTATCTTCCCTGGGCAAGGGCTGTAAAAATGGCAAAAGATGGCGATTATGCCGGTTACTTGCCAGAATACTATTCCGAGGATCTTAAAAAAGATTTCATATTGTCAGCTCCATTTCCGGGAGGCCCCCTCGGATTCTTCAAAAAGAAAAGCAGCAAAATAACATTCAAGACACTCGAAGATCTCAAACCTTACAGCATCGGCGTTGTTCGCGGCTATGTAAATACAGCTGAATTCGACGCGGCTGCATATCTTAAAAAAGATGAAGCAAAGGACGATCTTACAAATTTTAAAAAACTCATTGCAGGAAGGATAGAACTGATTGTCTGCGATAAATATGTCGGTGAGCATCTGCTAAAAACAGAATTAAAGGAAAGTGCCGGAGAAGTTGAGTTCGTAGAGCCTGGACTTGAAAATAAGGATCTTTACCTTTGCATCTCAAAAGCTCTGCCAAACGGACAGAAAATCATGGATGAATTCAATGCGGCCATAAAACAGATGGCTGATGACGGCACAATGAAAAAGATCCTGGAACAATATGGAATAAAAAAATAA
- a CDS encoding CBS domain-containing protein, with the protein MIKAKDIMEKDVITMTPDMKIKDAAKLLLERHINGAPVLDYDGQVLGIICQSDLIAQQKKINMPSVFAFLDGFIQIGSVKNMEAEIKKMSAMTVADAMTENPETVSPEATIEEVASLIVDKRFHTIPVVENEVLVGVIGKEDILKTLLS; encoded by the coding sequence ATGATAAAAGCCAAGGATATAATGGAAAAAGATGTAATTACGATGACTCCTGACATGAAAATTAAGGACGCAGCAAAATTACTCCTTGAAAGACATATCAACGGAGCTCCTGTTCTGGACTACGACGGTCAGGTACTCGGAATAATCTGTCAAAGCGATCTGATTGCCCAGCAGAAAAAAATCAATATGCCATCAGTATTCGCCTTTCTTGATGGATTTATCCAAATCGGCTCTGTAAAAAATATGGAAGCTGAAATAAAAAAAATGTCCGCAATGACAGTTGCGGATGCGATGACTGAAAATCCTGAAACAGTATCGCCAGAAGCGACCATTGAAGAAGTCGCAAGCCTTATTGTGGACAAAAGATTTCATACAATACCTGTTGTTGAAAATGAAGTACTGGTTGGAGTTATCGGGAAAGAGGATATCTTGAAGACTCTTCTTTCATAA
- a CDS encoding FmdB family zinc ribbon protein produces the protein MPIFEFKCVKCGEFVEVLVMGSSSDEDEIMCPKCGAQEFERVLSVTSHNMKDGGGASCKSASTATSPYTQTRSCSGGSCTTYTVPGN, from the coding sequence ATGCCAATTTTTGAATTCAAATGTGTAAAATGCGGTGAATTTGTGGAAGTGCTTGTAATGGGATCATCAAGTGATGAAGATGAAATTATGTGCCCGAAATGCGGCGCCCAGGAGTTTGAAAGAGTTCTGAGCGTTACAAGCCACAATATGAAAGACGGAGGCGGAGCCTCATGTAAATCAGCTTCAACAGCCACCTCACCATACACGCAAACAAGATCCTGCTCAGGTGGAAGCTGCACAACATATACAGTCCCTGGAAATTAA
- the recN gene encoding DNA repair protein RecN, with translation MLSELNIKNFAIIDDLTISFHEGLNILSGETGAGKSIIINALNLILGGRPSASLIRNGATEAEIQALFHVPENSKPLEIISGNDIAIDDGIMIRRIISATGKNRIYINGRLAPVQILSEISEHLASISGQHAHQLLMKEEEHIEILDSFGDLVEERASYQSEFNDFIPMTEELERLKKLNHSRNQQNELLLFQKNEIENASLKQGEDEELSKERHRLKNSVMLQQTAYECLTGIYSGQNSAFTTLMEIRRLLEKSSKADEELKEFITKTDEIIYRIEDISSELQTYQNKLETNPERLEEIENRLDLITKLKRKYGGTIESILTHLDEISKELEILDDIDARIIRLEKDIAAKYGKLAGLAEELSDKRKKTAAKLDKAVENELASLYMKGTTFCTKISNLASSPLQPSLFPDLDLKLNDHGMDKVVFMIAPNKGESLKSLSMTASGGELSRVVLAIKSAMTSDGQVETVVFDEVDTGIGGATAEAVGEKIAAISSGRQVICITHLAQIAKFGHHHFSIEKQIIGDRTTTLIKELSENERVDEIARMIGGQTITEATINHARELLSKTGAENKYSH, from the coding sequence ATGCTGTCTGAACTTAATATCAAAAATTTCGCTATTATAGACGACCTGACCATATCTTTCCACGAAGGCTTAAATATTCTAAGCGGCGAGACAGGAGCGGGTAAATCAATCATAATCAACGCCCTCAATCTTATTCTTGGAGGCAGACCATCTGCGTCGCTTATCAGGAACGGCGCCACAGAAGCAGAAATCCAGGCCCTTTTCCATGTACCGGAAAACAGCAAGCCACTTGAGATTATAAGCGGAAATGACATTGCCATTGATGACGGAATCATGATCAGAAGGATCATATCCGCAACAGGCAAAAACAGGATCTACATAAATGGCAGGCTCGCGCCTGTTCAAATACTCTCGGAAATATCCGAGCATCTTGCGAGCATTTCCGGCCAGCATGCCCACCAGCTTCTCATGAAAGAAGAAGAACATATAGAAATACTCGATTCGTTCGGTGACCTCGTCGAAGAAAGAGCCTCATACCAAAGCGAATTCAATGACTTCATTCCAATGACTGAAGAACTTGAAAGACTGAAAAAACTCAATCATTCGAGGAATCAGCAGAATGAGCTGCTTCTGTTCCAGAAAAATGAAATAGAAAATGCGTCCCTTAAACAAGGCGAGGATGAAGAACTCTCTAAGGAGCGCCACAGACTCAAAAATTCGGTTATGCTTCAGCAGACTGCCTATGAATGCTTAACTGGTATTTATTCCGGACAGAACTCGGCTTTCACGACTCTCATGGAAATCCGCAGACTTCTTGAGAAGTCCTCCAAGGCAGATGAAGAACTTAAAGAATTCATCACTAAAACGGATGAGATAATATACAGGATTGAAGATATTTCATCTGAACTTCAAACGTATCAGAACAAGCTTGAAACAAATCCGGAAAGACTAGAAGAAATAGAAAACAGGCTTGATCTCATAACAAAGCTGAAAAGAAAATACGGCGGAACGATTGAGTCCATATTAACCCATCTGGACGAAATATCAAAAGAGCTCGAAATCCTTGATGACATTGACGCAAGAATAATAAGACTTGAAAAGGATATTGCTGCAAAATATGGCAAACTTGCCGGACTTGCCGAAGAGCTATCTGACAAAAGAAAAAAAACAGCGGCCAAGCTTGATAAAGCAGTGGAGAACGAACTGGCGTCTCTATACATGAAAGGAACAACTTTCTGCACCAAGATATCGAACCTCGCGTCGAGCCCTCTTCAACCAAGCCTTTTTCCTGATCTGGATTTAAAGCTTAACGATCATGGCATGGACAAGGTTGTGTTCATGATTGCACCTAACAAGGGAGAAAGTCTCAAATCCCTTTCCATGACTGCCTCTGGCGGAGAGCTTTCAAGGGTGGTGCTTGCCATAAAATCCGCAATGACAAGTGACGGACAGGTTGAGACAGTTGTTTTTGATGAAGTTGACACAGGAATCGGAGGAGCCACAGCAGAGGCGGTGGGCGAAAAAATAGCCGCCATTTCTTCTGGCCGTCAGGTTATATGCATAACGCATCTTGCCCAGATCGCAAAATTCGGACACCACCACTTTTCCATCGAAAAGCAGATTATTGGCGACCGTACTACGACACTCATAAAGGAACTGTCAGAAAATGAAAGGGTTGATGAGATCGCACGCATGATAGGTGGCCAGACAATAACAGAGGCAACTATTAATCATGCCAGGGAGCTTCTTTCAAAAACAGGGGCAGAAAATAAATACAGCCATTGA
- a CDS encoding DNA-3-methyladenine glycosylase I, with protein MKTDLIRCPWAGPDPIYIDYHDKEWGVPVFDDNALFEFLILEGAQAGLSWITVLKKRNSYREAFDNFNPAKIAEYDNSRTEALLNNEGIIRNRKKVESAIKNASAFMKINERHGGFSSYFWRYTEGKQIVNTWNSMSEIPTSTELSEKISKDLKKEGFSFVGPTIIYAMMQAVGMVNDHLVSCFRHAECQPTVPKSKF; from the coding sequence TTGAAGACAGATTTAATTAGATGCCCATGGGCAGGTCCTGACCCCATTTATATTGATTACCACGACAAAGAATGGGGAGTTCCTGTATTTGACGATAATGCTCTTTTCGAATTTCTTATACTTGAGGGTGCCCAGGCTGGTCTCAGCTGGATTACCGTTCTAAAAAAAAGAAACTCATACAGAGAGGCTTTTGACAATTTTAATCCTGCCAAAATAGCTGAATACGATAATTCCAGAACAGAAGCCTTGCTTAATAACGAGGGGATCATACGAAACAGGAAAAAAGTTGAATCTGCCATTAAAAATGCCTCGGCTTTCATGAAAATAAATGAAAGACATGGTGGTTTCAGCAGCTATTTCTGGAGATATACAGAAGGAAAGCAGATTGTTAATACATGGAATTCCATGAGCGAGATACCCACATCCACAGAGCTTTCTGAAAAAATCAGCAAGGATCTGAAAAAAGAAGGATTCAGCTTTGTCGGCCCGACAATTATTTATGCCATGATGCAGGCGGTCGGAATGGTAAATGACCATCTTGTCTCCTGCTTCAGGCATGCTGAATGTCAACCAACCGTCCCAAAAAGTAAATTTTGA
- a CDS encoding FeoB-associated Cys-rich membrane protein yields the protein MFEKIFILLIITTAVLFLVNRFVKTMTKKNHCCSGCRGCELQEKNRKETCGVNIEDRFN from the coding sequence ATGTTCGAAAAAATATTTATACTTCTAATTATAACCACCGCTGTATTATTTCTTGTTAATAGATTCGTAAAGACAATGACAAAAAAAAACCACTGTTGTTCGGGATGCAGAGGCTGCGAGTTACAGGAAAAAAATCGAAAAGAAACATGCGGAGTAAACATTGAAGACAGATTTAATTAG